One genomic region from Natrinema caseinilyticum encodes:
- a CDS encoding PstS family phosphate ABC transporter substrate-binding protein yields MRIDGFGRSVESASRRKFIAATCGGGMVALGGCLSSDGDTGDDSRNDDEGESDGTELNGEVVVTGSSTVFPISEAMRNRFTEVHPNVTVRVQSTGSGGGFEDHFCPGDADINAASRPIKPSERDHCTGNDVSPIEMRIAGDALTVAVSTENDWADCLSFDQLAQIWGSGGAETWADIDPSWPDEQFELYGPDTTSGTYDWFTTNVVGDAGPHRSDYVGTEDDTIIVQGLEDSQYAMGYFGYGYYAENADRVTALRVKRTESDDCGEPSLQAARNGSYPMARPLFIYPAEEALQREPVAEFVRFYLENSTASWIAEDVNYVPSSDEQADENLQALDSAVNS; encoded by the coding sequence ATGAGAATCGATGGGTTCGGACGGTCTGTCGAGTCGGCATCGCGGCGGAAATTCATCGCGGCAACCTGTGGAGGAGGAATGGTAGCTCTCGGCGGGTGTCTGTCGAGCGACGGCGACACGGGAGACGATTCTCGCAACGACGACGAAGGAGAGTCCGACGGCACCGAACTGAACGGGGAAGTCGTCGTCACGGGATCGAGTACGGTCTTCCCGATTTCGGAGGCGATGCGCAATCGGTTCACCGAGGTGCATCCGAACGTCACCGTTCGGGTTCAGTCTACCGGCAGTGGCGGCGGATTCGAGGATCATTTCTGTCCCGGCGACGCCGACATCAACGCGGCGTCGCGGCCGATCAAACCCTCCGAAAGGGACCATTGCACCGGAAACGACGTCTCCCCGATCGAGATGCGGATCGCGGGCGACGCCCTCACGGTGGCCGTCAGCACCGAGAACGACTGGGCCGATTGCCTGTCGTTCGACCAACTGGCACAGATCTGGGGTTCGGGTGGTGCGGAAACCTGGGCCGATATCGACCCGTCGTGGCCCGACGAGCAGTTCGAACTCTACGGCCCGGACACGACATCCGGGACCTACGATTGGTTCACGACGAACGTCGTCGGCGACGCCGGTCCGCATCGCAGTGACTACGTCGGAACGGAAGACGACACCATCATCGTCCAGGGACTCGAGGACAGTCAGTACGCGATGGGATATTTCGGCTACGGCTATTACGCCGAAAACGCGGATCGCGTGACGGCGTTGCGGGTGAAACGGACCGAGAGCGACGACTGTGGGGAGCCGAGTCTGCAAGCGGCACGGAACGGATCGTATCCGATGGCTCGGCCGCTATTCATCTACCCCGCCGAGGAAGCGCTGCAGCGCGAGCCCGTCGCCGAGTTCGTCCGATTCTACCTCGAGAATTCGACCGCGAGTTGGATCGCCGAGGACGTCAATTACGTGCCCTCGAGCGACGAGCAGGCGGACGAGAATCTACAGGCGCTCGACTCGGCCGTGAACTCGTGA
- a CDS encoding PstS family phosphate ABC transporter substrate-binding protein — translation MTDIQMDREGRSYSRRKFLAATGAAGALSIAGCTENTGGDGGNKRVIVTGSSTVFPISDRLSEEFMDENSQVNVPTDPTGTGGGFSNNFCPGDSDINGASRPIKDEERQLCQDNGVEPIEFQIGKDAVTMAVHNDSPIDCVSYDELAQIWSEGGAETWSDVNSEWPDTKIERYGPPSTSGTFDWFGSNVIGDSGSHVKNYEKTEDDNILVKGISSTENAIGYFGYAYYRENEDKLKALEIRESEDGECVAPSIEAAQSGAYPMARPLYIYVSKESLEREPVYNFVEYYLEQSSTDTITDVGYVPVSDEQEQSNLEKLEKQTS, via the coding sequence ATGACTGATATCCAGATGGATCGTGAGGGTCGCTCGTATTCTCGGCGAAAATTCCTGGCCGCGACGGGAGCGGCGGGAGCGCTCTCGATCGCTGGTTGCACGGAAAATACCGGTGGAGATGGGGGTAACAAGCGCGTTATCGTCACGGGAAGCAGTACGGTGTTCCCGATTTCAGACAGGTTGTCCGAGGAGTTCATGGACGAAAACTCTCAGGTGAACGTGCCGACAGATCCAACCGGGACGGGCGGTGGATTCAGTAACAATTTCTGTCCCGGCGATTCGGACATTAACGGCGCATCGCGGCCAATCAAGGACGAAGAGCGCCAGTTGTGTCAGGACAACGGCGTCGAACCGATCGAGTTCCAGATCGGGAAGGACGCGGTCACCATGGCGGTCCACAACGACTCCCCGATCGACTGCGTTAGCTACGACGAACTCGCCCAGATCTGGTCCGAAGGCGGTGCCGAAACGTGGTCCGACGTCAACTCCGAGTGGCCCGACACGAAGATCGAGCGCTACGGTCCGCCCTCGACGTCGGGCACGTTCGACTGGTTCGGGAGCAACGTTATCGGCGACTCGGGTAGCCACGTCAAGAATTACGAGAAGACCGAGGACGATAACATCCTCGTCAAGGGCATTTCGTCGACCGAAAACGCGATCGGCTACTTCGGGTACGCCTACTATCGGGAGAACGAGGATAAGCTCAAAGCGCTCGAGATTCGCGAAAGCGAAGACGGCGAGTGCGTCGCACCGAGCATCGAGGCCGCACAGTCCGGCGCCTACCCGATGGCACGGCCGCTTTACATCTACGTCAGCAAGGAGTCGCTCGAGCGCGAACCGGTCTATAACTTCGTCGAGTACTACCTCGAGCAGTCGTCGACCGACACCATCACCGATGTCGGTTACGTCCCCGTCAGCGACGAGCAGGAGCAGTCGAACCTCGAGAAACTCGAGAAGCAAACGAGCTAA
- the pstC gene encoding phosphate ABC transporter permease subunit PstC, translating to MSERSIDVDLTRSSSGQFVRERIYKWLLFGCAALTVIVTGSIILTLAVDALTFFSKVSLTEFFTGTEWYATSDGGTFGVWPLVTSTLIITAVSAIVSVPTGVAAAVYLSEYASDRMRSVLKPSLEVLAGIPTVVYGYLALIYLTPALQWVGVPVSTFNLLSASIMVGIMIIPMVSSLSEDAMSSVPDSLRQAGYGMGATKFEVSTGIVIPAAVSGIFSSFILALSRAIGETMIVVMAAGLQPRMFNFSNPLDNLLSSGQPMTAAMVNAVTSDATGGSATYLSMFALGLTLFTITFAMNLASDFVAARYQEEYQ from the coding sequence ATGAGTGAGCGATCGATAGACGTCGACCTGACGCGTTCGTCGTCGGGTCAATTCGTCAGAGAACGCATCTACAAGTGGCTGTTGTTCGGCTGTGCTGCGTTGACGGTCATCGTCACGGGGAGTATCATCCTCACGCTCGCGGTCGACGCGCTCACGTTCTTCAGTAAAGTCTCGCTGACCGAATTTTTCACCGGCACGGAGTGGTACGCCACCTCGGACGGCGGAACGTTCGGCGTCTGGCCGCTCGTGACCTCGACGCTGATTATCACCGCTGTGTCGGCGATCGTCTCGGTGCCGACCGGCGTCGCCGCCGCCGTCTACTTGAGCGAGTACGCGAGCGACCGAATGCGATCGGTTCTGAAACCGTCGCTCGAGGTGCTCGCCGGGATTCCGACCGTCGTGTACGGGTATCTCGCGCTCATCTATCTGACGCCTGCACTCCAGTGGGTCGGCGTTCCGGTCAGCACGTTCAACCTGCTTTCCGCATCGATCATGGTCGGGATCATGATCATCCCGATGGTCTCGTCGCTGTCGGAAGACGCGATGAGTTCCGTGCCGGACTCGCTTCGGCAGGCGGGCTACGGCATGGGCGCGACGAAGTTCGAAGTGTCGACCGGAATCGTCATTCCCGCCGCCGTCTCGGGGATCTTCTCGTCGTTCATTCTCGCGCTTTCGCGAGCGATCGGCGAAACGATGATCGTCGTCATGGCCGCGGGGCTCCAACCGCGGATGTTCAACTTCTCGAATCCGCTCGACAACCTGCTCAGTTCGGGCCAGCCGATGACCGCCGCGATGGTCAACGCCGTGACGAGTGACGCGACCGGCGGCTCGGCGACGTACCTGAGCATGTTCGCCCTCGGACTGACGCTGTTTACGATCACGTTCGCGATGAACCTCGCGAGCGACTTCGTCGCCGCACGCTACCAGGAGGAGTACCAATGA
- the pstA gene encoding phosphate ABC transporter permease PstA — MSTDQRTGQWYGTGQAVSRVRGRAFKALCLGATLLALSAVFVLLLYVANDAFKPFTADSGWLLTFVGTVVLPVFGAMAYYYTRDTRAGETATVALGLPIASLLLTGGVFITFDHIVSVYQWLAILVALVVAGGIVSAHSRVRTEADLERLAVTVIVPVLALWLIPKGILSLPVLPTRSLALVGSFVVPVALAVGWFVRKQRESDRDGGIAAGLTLIGAVAGFALAPIVGLDPFVWMLLVTVTAVPVGLYVESVVRNEAGVTGLAFPLIVAGGILAGVLITDALGFTGPSAWLDWGFLTNAPSRTPEDAGFYPPLVGSVMMLLVIVASAFPVGVGAALYLEEYAPERGLWGRVVDLIEVNIGNLAGVPSVVYGVLGLALFVRWGGLNSGTALVGGFTIGLLILPIVIISSQEAISAVPDSMRRASYGMGATKWQTIRNVVLPEALPGIMTGNILAMGRAIGETAPLLIIGAPAVVRIAPNSFTTKISAMPRQIYTWSGAIQQEFQHGVLAAGVVTLLIVLLLMNASAIIIRNKYQRRD, encoded by the coding sequence ATGTCGACCGACCAGCGTACCGGACAGTGGTACGGAACGGGCCAGGCCGTCAGTCGCGTTCGCGGCCGGGCGTTCAAGGCACTCTGTCTCGGCGCGACACTGCTCGCCCTGTCGGCCGTCTTCGTTCTCCTCCTGTACGTCGCGAACGACGCCTTCAAGCCGTTTACCGCAGATTCCGGCTGGCTCCTCACGTTCGTTGGGACGGTCGTTCTCCCCGTCTTCGGAGCGATGGCGTACTACTACACGCGCGACACGAGAGCCGGTGAGACCGCGACCGTCGCGCTCGGACTGCCGATCGCCTCGCTCCTGCTCACCGGCGGGGTGTTCATCACGTTCGACCACATCGTCAGCGTCTATCAGTGGCTCGCGATTCTCGTCGCGCTCGTCGTGGCCGGCGGGATCGTGTCGGCTCACAGCCGCGTTCGAACGGAGGCCGACCTCGAGCGGCTCGCGGTCACGGTGATCGTCCCGGTCCTCGCGCTCTGGCTGATCCCGAAGGGCATTCTTTCGCTTCCCGTGTTGCCGACACGGTCGCTCGCACTAGTGGGTTCGTTCGTCGTCCCGGTCGCGCTCGCCGTCGGCTGGTTCGTTCGGAAACAACGCGAGAGCGACCGTGACGGCGGCATCGCTGCGGGACTGACGCTTATTGGCGCAGTTGCAGGATTCGCACTCGCCCCGATCGTGGGCCTCGATCCGTTCGTCTGGATGCTTCTCGTCACGGTCACCGCCGTCCCGGTCGGCCTCTACGTTGAGAGCGTCGTCCGCAACGAGGCCGGCGTTACCGGCCTCGCGTTTCCGCTCATCGTTGCCGGTGGTATTCTCGCCGGTGTCCTCATCACGGACGCGCTGGGATTCACCGGCCCGAGTGCGTGGCTCGACTGGGGATTCCTCACGAACGCCCCATCGAGGACTCCCGAGGACGCGGGCTTCTATCCGCCCCTCGTCGGCTCCGTGATGATGTTGCTCGTGATCGTCGCGTCCGCGTTCCCCGTCGGCGTCGGCGCTGCGCTCTATCTCGAGGAGTACGCCCCGGAACGTGGTCTGTGGGGGCGCGTCGTCGACCTGATCGAAGTCAACATCGGTAATCTCGCCGGCGTTCCATCCGTCGTCTACGGCGTTCTCGGGCTCGCGCTGTTCGTCCGATGGGGCGGTCTGAATTCCGGGACCGCCCTCGTCGGCGGGTTCACGATCGGACTGCTCATCCTCCCGATCGTCATCATCTCCTCCCAAGAGGCGATCAGTGCCGTCCCCGATTCGATGCGGCGCGCATCGTACGGCATGGGAGCGACCAAGTGGCAAACGATCCGCAACGTCGTCCTCCCGGAGGCGCTGCCGGGAATCATGACCGGCAACATCCTCGCGATGGGCCGTGCGATCGGCGAGACGGCACCGCTGCTCATCATCGGCGCACCCGCAGTCGTTCGAATTGCGCCGAATTCCTTCACGACCAAGATTAGCGCGATGCCGCGCCAGATCTACACCTGGTCCGGCGCGATTCAACAAGAGTTTCAACACGGCGTCCTCGCCGCCGGGGTCGTCACGCTACTGATCGTCCTCTTGCTGATGAACGCCTCCGCCATCATCATCCGGAACAAGTATCAACGCCGAGACTGA
- the pstB gene encoding phosphate ABC transporter ATP-binding protein PstB, producing the protein MTQDTMSDPNSSTDTQATDEGQGSLASGDLEGSDPTTESLVESSIDVDGRSGQPASGSQTVIESRSLDVYYDDVQALQSIDIEIPSKQVTAIIGPSGCGKSTFLRCINRMNDLVDAARVDGELLFGGKNVYDDDVDPVVLRRKIGMVFQAPNPFPKSIYDNVAYGLEVQGIDGDHDAVVENALRRAALWDEVKDRLDESALGLSGGQQQRLCIARAIAVDPDVLLMDEPASALDPVATSQVEDLIDDLAEEYTVVIVTHNMQQAARISDKTAVFLTGGELVEFDDTDKIFENPEHDRVEDYITGKFG; encoded by the coding sequence ATGACACAAGATACTATGAGCGATCCGAACAGCAGTACCGATACCCAAGCAACTGACGAGGGGCAGGGAAGCCTCGCGAGCGGCGATCTCGAGGGTTCCGATCCGACGACCGAGTCGCTGGTCGAATCGTCGATCGATGTCGACGGTCGTTCGGGTCAGCCGGCAAGCGGGAGCCAGACCGTAATCGAATCGAGATCCCTCGACGTCTACTACGACGACGTTCAGGCGCTACAGTCGATCGATATCGAAATTCCATCCAAGCAGGTTACAGCGATTATCGGGCCATCGGGCTGCGGGAAATCGACGTTCCTTCGGTGTATCAACCGAATGAACGATCTCGTCGACGCTGCCCGCGTCGACGGTGAACTGCTGTTCGGCGGGAAGAACGTCTACGACGACGACGTCGATCCAGTCGTACTCCGTCGCAAGATCGGGATGGTGTTTCAGGCGCCGAACCCGTTCCCGAAGAGTATCTACGACAACGTCGCCTACGGGCTCGAGGTACAGGGTATCGACGGTGACCACGACGCGGTCGTCGAGAACGCGCTCCGTCGCGCCGCGCTCTGGGACGAAGTGAAAGACCGACTCGACGAGAGCGCGCTCGGCCTCTCCGGCGGCCAGCAACAACGCCTCTGTATTGCGCGAGCGATCGCGGTCGACCCCGACGTCCTTCTGATGGACGAACCTGCCTCGGCGCTGGACCCAGTCGCGACGTCGCAGGTCGAAGACCTGATCGACGACCTCGCCGAGGAGTACACGGTCGTCATCGTCACCCACAACATGCAGCAGGCGGCCCGTATCTCGGACAAAACGGCCGTCTTCCTGACCGGCGGCGAACTCGTCGAGTTCGACGACACCGACAAGATCTTCGAGAACCCCGAACACGACCGCGTCGAGGACTACATCACCGGCAAGTTCGGATAA
- a CDS encoding metal-dependent hydrolase, with the protein MVANGVHILASLALVLIIVRSRRPEPYLVTALAAAVPDIDIIVFRPLVTHGYVEGVLWAHRGVTHSVLSGLVVVGLLSVFGPWRAAAIGYGSHLFFDSLTGGVRPFAPFDPALYGVSVDWLLLNLVTSAVAVTVLLGGMFGRKYDFGYRVPSLTPNPLLDWFQ; encoded by the coding sequence ATGGTCGCCAACGGGGTCCATATCCTGGCCAGTCTGGCACTGGTGCTGATTATCGTTCGATCTAGACGACCCGAACCGTACCTCGTCACGGCGCTCGCCGCCGCCGTTCCGGACATCGACATCATCGTCTTTCGACCGCTGGTGACTCACGGATACGTCGAGGGAGTCCTGTGGGCGCATCGGGGAGTGACACATTCGGTACTATCCGGGCTCGTCGTCGTCGGTCTCCTCTCCGTGTTCGGACCCTGGCGCGCGGCCGCCATCGGATACGGCTCACACCTCTTCTTCGATTCGCTGACCGGCGGGGTCCGGCCGTTCGCTCCCTTCGATCCCGCGCTGTACGGGGTTTCCGTCGACTGGCTGCTCTTGAACCTGGTGACCTCGGCCGTCGCAGTTACCGTCCTCCTCGGCGGGATGTTCGGGCGAAAGTACGATTTCGGGTACCGGGTTCCCTCGCTCACACCGAACCCGCTACTCGACTGGTTCCAGTAG
- a CDS encoding glutaredoxin family protein, whose amino-acid sequence MADPTGSDGDDPTLTLYRLHGCPYCERVARRLERYDVSYRSRFVAGEHSRRDAVKRVAGTRSVPLLIDRDRGVTMPESGQIVEYLDRTYGTGAVDEEGI is encoded by the coding sequence ATGGCCGACCCGACCGGATCCGACGGCGACGATCCGACCCTGACGCTGTATCGACTACACGGCTGCCCGTACTGCGAACGCGTCGCACGACGACTCGAGCGATACGACGTGTCGTACAGGTCCCGATTCGTCGCCGGCGAACACAGTCGGCGAGACGCGGTCAAACGCGTCGCGGGCACGCGATCGGTACCCCTGTTGATCGACCGCGATCGGGGGGTGACGATGCCGGAGAGCGGCCAGATCGTCGAGTATCTCGATCGAACGTACGGCACCGGGGCGGTCGACGAGGAGGGTATCTAA
- a CDS encoding redoxin domain-containing protein — MADFQLIDFPPSDHPVEGDSVPDFTRPLVTEEYWEDVPLSALAQNAGSVLLVFYPLNWGGKSLYWWTEIREREWGSDDVAVVGVGISQPFDHQRFIEARDLEYPLYSDPGNGVAERYDIVHDLDGMAGIAEPRPAVFLVDADLTAEYVWVAGEWPESPPYDEIESALTRS; from the coding sequence GTGGCCGACTTCCAACTGATCGATTTTCCGCCGTCGGACCATCCCGTCGAGGGGGACTCCGTGCCGGACTTCACCCGCCCGCTCGTCACCGAGGAATACTGGGAGGACGTCCCGCTATCCGCCCTCGCCCAGAACGCCGGGTCCGTCCTGCTGGTATTTTACCCGTTGAACTGGGGTGGGAAATCGCTATACTGGTGGACGGAGATTCGAGAGCGCGAGTGGGGGAGCGACGACGTCGCGGTCGTAGGCGTCGGAATTTCACAACCGTTCGACCACCAGCGGTTCATCGAAGCGAGAGACCTCGAGTATCCGCTCTATTCGGACCCCGGAAACGGCGTCGCGGAACGGTACGATATCGTTCACGACCTCGATGGGATGGCCGGGATCGCCGAACCGCGACCGGCGGTCTTCCTGGTCGACGCCGATCTGACCGCCGAGTACGTCTGGGTCGCCGGCGAGTGGCCCGAGTCGCCGCCGTACGACGAGATCGAGTCGGCACTAACGCGATCGTAA